One window of the Chryseobacterium sp. CY350 genome contains the following:
- a CDS encoding SusD/RagB family nutrient-binding outer membrane lipoprotein — MKKIVLILSVVATTFTFNSCSDQFDEIDINPNSTEQALTYGLFNSANKELMDNTRDQWQSARITLPWVQYSAQRAYTEEDRYQYRLSTGVSLWSFSYRVAQDYKSIIDLNNDPATSVQMAKYGPKQNQIAASRVMLSYVFLTLADSFGDIPYYSYGNKDADFQALNVNGQLQPKFASQQKVYADILKELKEASEMLDENEVVFTQGDVLFGSGEKLKKFANSLRLRVATRVKGVVPGAEAHIQDAIASGVMTSNADNVGVGYENNLINPAPLFNDFRTRSDFAISKTFVDLLKGNSGNFDLDPRLFKFATPKGTPKATILDGSAPESTNPADFNGMPYGIPSSLAPSQASSSNFFSKNILKPDYTEILMEYSEVQFLLAEANGWSQTNYVNGVRASMQRWGVATADIDAYIASLPAATKENVLTQKYITLFMQPYEAWSEYRRTGYPNTLLLPGQTGTLNVETDGQTTYTFTSLIAGLTDLPTRLFYPTSVQTLNTANYQAASTAIGGDKMNTKLIWDTN, encoded by the coding sequence ATGAAAAAAATAGTTTTAATATTATCGGTTGTTGCAACAACTTTTACTTTCAATAGTTGTTCAGATCAATTTGATGAAATAGATATCAATCCAAATTCGACAGAACAAGCACTAACTTATGGTTTATTCAATAGTGCCAATAAAGAATTAATGGACAATACAAGAGACCAATGGCAATCTGCAAGAATTACTTTACCATGGGTGCAATATTCAGCCCAGAGAGCATATACAGAAGAAGATAGGTATCAATATAGACTATCTACTGGTGTATCTTTATGGAGCTTTTCATACAGAGTAGCACAGGATTATAAGTCAATAATTGACTTGAATAATGATCCTGCAACTAGTGTGCAAATGGCGAAATACGGTCCAAAGCAAAATCAAATAGCAGCTTCTCGAGTAATGCTTTCTTACGTATTCTTAACGTTAGCAGATTCATTCGGAGATATCCCTTATTATTCGTATGGCAATAAAGATGCAGATTTCCAGGCACTAAATGTAAATGGGCAACTACAACCAAAATTTGCAAGCCAGCAAAAAGTATATGCAGATATTTTAAAAGAGCTGAAGGAGGCTTCAGAAATGCTCGATGAGAACGAAGTAGTTTTCACCCAAGGTGACGTTCTTTTTGGGTCCGGTGAAAAATTAAAGAAATTTGCGAATTCTTTAAGACTTAGAGTCGCGACACGTGTAAAAGGAGTTGTTCCAGGAGCTGAAGCACATATTCAAGATGCAATTGCATCTGGTGTAATGACATCTAATGCTGATAATGTGGGTGTGGGTTATGAAAATAACCTAATCAATCCTGCCCCATTATTCAATGATTTTAGAACTAGATCTGATTTTGCAATTTCTAAAACATTTGTTGATTTACTTAAAGGTAACTCAGGTAATTTTGATCTAGATCCAAGATTGTTCAAATTTGCTACTCCTAAAGGAACTCCAAAAGCTACAATTTTAGATGGAAGTGCCCCTGAATCAACGAATCCAGCGGACTTCAATGGAATGCCTTATGGAATTCCTAGCTCATTGGCTCCGAGTCAGGCTTCATCCTCCAACTTCTTTAGCAAGAATATTCTCAAACCTGATTACACGGAGATATTAATGGAATATTCTGAAGTTCAATTTCTTTTAGCAGAAGCAAACGGATGGTCGCAAACGAACTATGTAAATGGTGTTAGAGCCTCTATGCAAAGATGGGGTGTTGCAACTGCAGATATAGATGCTTATATAGCTTCTCTTCCAGCTGCTACAAAGGAGAATGTGTTGACTCAAAAATACATTACATTATTCATGCAACCTTATGAAGCTTGGTCTGAGTATCGAAGAACAGGTTATCCAAACACTTTATTATTACCTGGACAAACTGGCACGTTGAATGTAGAAACTGATGGACAAACGACCTATACATTCACATCGCTGATAGCGGGTCTTACAGATTTACCAACTAGATTATTTTACCCAACTTCAGTTCAAACATTGAATACAGCAAATTATCAGGCTGCTTCAACTGCAATAGGAGGTGATAAAATGAATACCAAACTTATCTGGGATACTAATTAA
- the argS gene encoding arginine--tRNA ligase, translated as MNIKHIIEQKLENVILNVYQLKDIKLEIQENKTEFEGDFTIVTFPLVKQLKKNPESIGVELGEALTQQTELLESFKVIKGFLNVKVKNHFFIDQFQTVADQFSNIEKKNETVMVEYSSPNTNKPLHLGHVRNNLLGFSVAQILEEAGYDVIKSQIINDRGIHICKSMLAWEKFGKGETPETDQVKGDKFVGNYYVKFDQEYKKEISELLEQGLSEDQAKKEAPLMKEAQQMLLDWENGDEKVRNLWTEMNSWVYKGFGETYKRLGVDFDQVQYESNTYILGKDLIQEGLDKGVLYQKEDGSVWCDLTDEGLDQKLLLRSDGTSVYMTQDLGTAVERFKENNLQKLIYTVGNEQDYHFQVLFKILGKLGYEWADQLFHLSYGMVELPNGKMKSREGTVVDADELMQDMFDIAKFKSEELGKLEHFTDEEKNLNYERIGIGALKYFMLKVDPKKKMLFNPEESIDFNGNTGPFILYTFARIQSLLAKADFVQRQTEAIDLSQSEKELIMQLSNYKPTVVRAAESLSPALVANYLYDLVKSYNSFYQNNPILIQEDENIKQYRLNLSNLTGKTIQKSLQLLGIQTVNRM; from the coding sequence ATGAATATTAAACATATCATAGAACAAAAGCTGGAAAATGTTATTCTAAACGTTTATCAGTTAAAAGATATAAAACTAGAAATCCAGGAGAATAAAACTGAGTTTGAAGGCGATTTTACAATCGTTACTTTTCCTTTGGTGAAACAGCTGAAAAAAAATCCTGAAAGTATCGGGGTAGAATTGGGTGAGGCTTTAACACAGCAAACAGAACTGCTGGAAAGCTTCAAAGTAATTAAAGGGTTTTTAAATGTAAAAGTTAAGAATCATTTTTTTATAGATCAATTTCAGACCGTTGCTGATCAGTTTTCGAATATTGAAAAGAAAAACGAAACCGTAATGGTGGAATATTCTTCCCCAAATACCAATAAGCCACTTCATTTAGGTCACGTAAGAAATAATCTTTTAGGTTTTTCTGTAGCTCAGATTCTTGAGGAAGCAGGTTACGATGTAATCAAAAGTCAGATTATCAACGATAGAGGAATTCACATCTGTAAATCGATGTTGGCTTGGGAGAAATTCGGTAAAGGAGAAACGCCGGAAACTGATCAAGTAAAAGGTGATAAATTTGTTGGGAATTATTATGTGAAATTTGATCAGGAATATAAAAAAGAAATTTCTGAACTTCTTGAGCAGGGTCTTTCTGAAGATCAAGCAAAAAAAGAGGCTCCCCTGATGAAAGAAGCTCAACAAATGCTTCTCGACTGGGAAAATGGTGACGAAAAAGTAAGAAATCTCTGGACTGAAATGAACTCTTGGGTTTACAAAGGTTTCGGTGAGACTTATAAAAGATTAGGAGTTGATTTTGATCAGGTTCAGTATGAAAGCAATACGTATATTTTAGGAAAAGACCTTATTCAGGAAGGTTTGGATAAAGGTGTTTTGTATCAGAAAGAAGATGGCTCGGTTTGGTGTGATTTGACTGATGAAGGTTTAGATCAGAAACTTTTGCTGCGTTCTGACGGAACTTCTGTCTACATGACTCAAGATTTGGGAACGGCAGTTGAGCGTTTTAAAGAAAATAATCTACAGAAATTAATCTACACAGTAGGAAACGAGCAGGATTATCATTTCCAGGTTTTATTTAAAATCTTAGGGAAACTAGGATATGAATGGGCAGATCAGTTATTCCATTTATCGTATGGAATGGTGGAACTACCAAACGGGAAAATGAAATCTCGTGAAGGAACTGTGGTTGACGCAGATGAATTGATGCAGGATATGTTTGATATTGCTAAATTTAAATCTGAAGAATTAGGAAAATTAGAACATTTTACAGATGAAGAAAAAAATCTCAACTACGAAAGAATAGGGATAGGAGCTTTAAAATATTTTATGCTGAAGGTAGATCCTAAAAAGAAAATGCTTTTCAATCCTGAAGAAAGCATTGATTTTAATGGAAATACAGGGCCTTTTATTCTGTACACATTTGCACGTATTCAATCTTTGCTGGCAAAAGCTGATTTTGTCCAGAGACAAACTGAAGCTATCGATCTCAGTCAATCTGAAAAGGAGTTAATCATGCAGCTTTCCAATTACAAACCTACGGTTGTAAGAGCTGCAGAAAGTTTAAGTCCTGCCTTGGTAGCTAATTATTTATATGATTTAGTGAAGTCGTACAACTCATTTTATCAGAATAATCCAATCTTAATTCAGGAAGATGAAAATATAAAACAGTACCGACTCAACTTGTCTAATTTGACTGGAAAAACTATACAGAAATCCCTTCAATTGCTCGGAATACAAACCGTTAACAGAATGTAA